The genomic DNA GCCATCAGTGATAGTCCTCCAGATCGAGATCAGCGACGGTGAGTTCGTCGAACATTGTGAATGTCAGGCGCCAATTTCGGGTTACCGTCATGGCAAAGTATCCCTCCCTGTCGCCATTGAGGGGATGAAACCCGAAATTCGGCGGCACCGCCAGCTCATCCAGGCTCTCTGCCGAGGCAATGAACGCCAGAATGCGACGGAGCCGGTCAACCTCCATCAGCCCTGCTGGCTTCCCGGTTTCAGCAAACCTGCGAAGTGCCTTGTGGCGGATGCTTCCGATTTCCATGAAGGTGTAATCCCACAAGTTACACAAGGAGTCAACAGAGGTGTAACCCCGGAGGTTACACCTTGGTCATCGGGGTACCAGCTTTTCACTTCATATCTCACACGCGAAGCAGGGCGCTGATCACCGATGAAGCGGTTGCTTTCGGAATGAATACCCGTGTCCGGTAGGAAATGATCTCGGTGAAGCAGCCGATGCTCTTCAGCCAAGGCAGCTGATCGACAGGCGCACCGACGATTTCGTAGCGCTGCTCGCCTGCCACGCGGGAGCCTTTGAGGGTCGCCTCAAACGGCTGCTTGATCGGGATGATCCGGCTTTCGCTGAGCGCCCTGATGATCGTATCCGGGCTCAGTTCAACGGTGGAGGCAATGTCGAATTTCTCGAGCAGCTTCGCCACGTCGAGCTCGTGGACCATGCGGCCGAGCCAGCTTCGTCCCTCTTCGTCCACGATCCGCCGGACCTCCAGATAGTCGATGGGAAGGCTCGACCAGATCGGCAGGAGAAGTCCGGTCGCAAGGTACACGGTCTCTGTGGTGAGCCGTTCGGCAAGCTCCGCAACCTCGCTTTGCCACAGCTTTTCGAAGGTTTGGCTCGGAGCTTCTTCCCAGGCCGATTCCGCAAGGTCATCGAAGTGGTGGTATTCTCGCCGGAGCGGACGGTGGAGGATAACCCGCCTGATGAGTTCGCCCTGTTCGGTCATGAAGTGCCGCGAAGGTTCGGCCAGGGCTGCTTTCCCGCTCTTGGTATTGTGGAGCAGAATGCAGCCGTCAGCGTAGTCGCGGCGCTCAAGGACACGCTCAAGGGAGATCGGCCGTGCTCTCGTCTTGAGAG from Sphingopyxis macrogoltabida includes the following:
- a CDS encoding type II toxin-antitoxin system RelE/ParE family toxin, yielding MEIGSIRHKALRRFAETGKPAGLMEVDRLRRILAFIASAESLDELAVPPNFGFHPLNGDREGYFAMTVTRNWRLTFTMFDELTVADLDLEDYH